The sequence below is a genomic window from Cryptosporidium parvum Iowa II chromosome 6, whole genome shotgun sequence.
CTGagcatatatatatatacaactcaaataaaaacaaagttgaatctttaaataatttaaatgtaTCAAAGGTGAAACCTGTACAAAAAAGTACAATAGAAATGTCTTATCCAGAATATAGTCAATTATCAAATATGCAAGTTACAAAtgtattcaaatttgacgaacatttaaataacacaaatattccattacaatttaaatataactCGTTAGAAATAGAACATCCATGcaaaaatttaatagagGAATATTCtaacaaattaaaaagttaCTATAAACAAGTTTTCACCGGAATTAAAGAGGTATTGTTTGTTGGTTTCCCAGATCATCCAAACAGAGGAGATTCTGCAATTTTTACGGGtgcattaatattattggaatacttgaagataaaaattattaaggTAGTTCATTTATTGAATGAATATAATGTGAATGAGATTCTTAATTCATTTAGCTATAAAACCGAGGAGAGAGCTATTATTTTCCATGGTGGAGGGAACTTTGGTGATTTATATTCTCATCATCACGAATTAAGACATATTGTACttaatgattttattgattacaaaattattatgttTCCTCAGACagtatttttcaaaaatgaaataaataaagttgctaccaaaaaaaattttgttaATCACAAAGGAGAAATATTCCTTGCAGCTAGAGACGGACACTCGTTGAAAATTATGACTGAAATGTTCAATGACGTAAAACACATCAAACTTGAGTTGTTGCCTGACATGGCATTTTTAATTGGGGACCAAAGAAAGAGAAGGGGCATTCCTTCTCTCGATATACTGGTGCACGCAAGGGTAGACAACGAAGCTCCAGATTTAATGTTCAACAATACATTGGTAAAGATGAgcaaaattaaaatagaGAGTGTAAAAAAAGTGATAAAAGATAGTATTGAAATTGAGAATAATTCTGGAAAAGGTAAACATTTAAGCAAAGGCAAcattttgataaaaaataaagaatggATCGACTACTTgacaatattaattgacGATTGGTTAGATAGTGATGCAAACtacaataatttaattagttcagattatattgaaaagtCGATTTCAAGAACATTAGATGGAATGGCATTTTTGTCTAGAGCCAACTTTGTAATAACTAACAGATTACATGGTcatatattattaacacTTTTGGGAGTTTCGCACATTGTCATGGGTGACTCATTTGGGAAATTAACAAATTTCAGAGAAACATGGACTGCTAGCTGTCCACTATCAAGCTGGCATGACGAATTTTCCGATGCATTAGTTAGCGCATCAAAAGAATTGTATCAGTAAATTAATGTGGAGAGTTAAATAAAAACCATAAAAAATACCTTATtagattattttttgtagATAATAGTTCAAAATAAAGCAATCAACTCTAAATTGTTAGTTTTCtggaatattttcattattttttgatattgTATGCGAGAAAATGAGAGgttttggaatatttggGTATTTTTCTGCAATGCACTCGAGGATAATTTGATTAGACCATGGCCCTATATTTGCATTGAACCATTCACCTTCATAATTAGGAGATCCACCTAAAAACTTAGGCAATTGATCAGGATCAACTAAATCAAATAGCACTGACTTCCAGTCGTCACTGTGGGTATAGActgatattttttttgcagTTCTTTCATCAATTAAAGGTTTAAGAAAGTTCcaaataattccaaatatacTTGGAGCATTTATTACGATCATTTTTCCGAGAAGTTCAGGATAATAATTCTGGCTAATGCTTACAAGCTCTTTGATAACTTTCCTGCAATTTCCATCAAATTTGCCCATATTAAAGCCACTCATATCAATTATGTTTAAAGTAGAAAAATTCTGGAATTGAATTTCTCCCAAACTTAGCAAATTCATAATCTCGTCcttgttaatatttgtgATATCTGAATCTTTGGGGAGATGCTCCTTCAATGCATTATATATTTGACACGATATTGAAATTACATTTACGAGGAACTCGTATTCATATATCCACtgattaaagaaatttttttcagGATGGATTTCTAGcatttgtttaatattactgCTCCCAATACaatcaatatatattgGTCTTCCCAACCTATCAATACCATGATACGCTCTTTGATATAAGTCTATTTTTATTGGTATTTGAGTGGTATTAATTAACTCTgctacttttttttttcctctcCATTCAAAATACTTATTTAGCATTTCGGTTGATTTCTCAACATTGAATTGTCTTGCTTTcaaaaatctaaaaaacAGTTTATAATCTGATTCACTAATACTttccaaattcaaattaaaattctCGAGTAAGTTACTTAACTTAAGTTGTTGTTCTTTAAAGTCTATTTCGCATGAGCTATGCTTACTAGATAAGTGCCCAAAACCTTTTGGCCAACGGATTTTCATGTTGTTACAAGGGAATTTATCACTCAAATTTACCTTACTTTTTTATTCATATGTACCTTATGACAAACATTCagtaaaaattaatattttttccactattaaaattattggcgcaaaagaaaatatgtTAAATATAGAGTTAaacaatttaaataataatgaagttaaaaattaattaaaaaattctaTGCAAAGTAAACAACATTAAAAACCTGTTACACTACTATGTGAATAGAATATCAGCTAGAAATTAATAGCTTAGTTAAGACCCATATTTGGGTTCTAATTTGtctaaattattaacaaGTTATGGTATCAAAAGTATTTGCTCCGCTAAtcttttaatgaatttataaATTCCTCAATTGAGATAGAATTAATGATTTGACAACTGTCCTGCACCGAAATTGATAGTTTGCTTGATAAATTCCAATCTTTCAGAGGAAAATTTGTGTTCGATTGATCATTATTAGCCATTTTATAGTTAATGTGGGAGAAATTAGGAAAATGGTTTAATGAATCCCATCTTGCATCCATAGTCTTTTTTGGTTCAAAATTTCTAGATAATTCActaaaaattttcaaatccTTAGACACTCTAAACATACTATTTCTTTGTCTCCAAATGAATAAATGACTAATCATCAATCTTGTGGATCTTAAGAGATTATATTTCTGTGAGCTCTTGATGCttaattgttttttattAGTTTTTTGCCCTTTCTCAATATTATCTTGAAAGGatcttttatttgaaaaatagaaattggCCTGATATGCCCTACTAAACCTAACCTTCATAGCATTTCTAGAAATGATACGTTTTTCTTTGCCTTTTAGCCTAAGCCAAAAGTTGGTGTGCACTGAATTACTACATTTATGGCATATAAAAAGATTTGATTGGATgctttcattttttaagTCATTAAAAGTATCGATTGAATTTTTTGGGTTATAAATAACTGtgatttttgttttattccTTTTCAACGGACTAATTTCATTCATTAAAACAGAATCTTCAGTTCGGCAATAGTAGtctaataattctttaaaataagACTCTTTGCTAATTTTACTGCTTGAGAACCAGTTAGGGAGAcaaaatgaagaagaggCGATAAATTGATTGCATTTCTTTAGACATGATTTGTGAATGCTTTTTGAACATATATCACATGATAATAATGTTCCATGGCAAGAACAAACACTGCATTTTTCATCATCTCCAAGGCCTTGGTCAATAATAGGCCATGACAAGTCTTCATCAACAACTctaaatttattgaaaaaaaacgATAGTTTTTGAATGATTGTCCATCTACCTAAATCTACAGATCTGGAAAGGAAAATCTTCCAACCTTTTCCAAGTTCAATGTCAATATTTGTCAAATTGTTAATTGCAAGTAGCCATGGATGGGACATTATATGGAGAAATATACCCTTTTGTCtaaattgatttaaagaatatgaACGAACatgttttttatttctttcgATTGAAGttccaaaattatttgaacaTCTTCTTCTAGGTCGTTCAAGCTTTACAAAATTCATATTGAAaaacttatttttattctcgctaatttctttgaatttaaCCCACCAATTGTTGTGCATTATATGCCTATTGCAACATTCTTGTTGGTTATGATAACCTTGCCAACACAaggatgaaaataaatgcCAAAGTGGCAGCTTAGTCGAATAATCTGTAAATTGTTCGTTTAAGtaattattgttaaatAACGAGTTTTGAACCTCATTTATCAGTCTTTTGTCAacttcaaaaatattcaatgcTCTTTTTATAGCTTTATTTGATCTGTTCCTAATATGTTGTTCCTTCCAAGTCTTTTGATCCTCGATAATTTTTTCCctcaaaagaagaaaagacTCTAATGAATTTTTGTTATATGAGAAAGAATCTTGATCTGTTGACCCTCTTGTGACAACATTCAGAtccttttttctttttttgttagTTGCtggaattaaaaattcGCTGAATTCTATTGCTTCATGGATTTTTCTACTACCAATAACTTTTCTGCAATTCTCAAAATCACAGTTGCACTCAAGTAAACCTAAAAAACGAATAGGATTTTCATTTTTCCTAGCTAGATCTGGAGTGCATCGAGacattaaattttcataATCAATTGTTATCTCTGTaccttttttaatatcattcAGTGCAAATATACCCATTTTCAGCCATGATATTGTGTATTGGTTTCTTATTCTAGCCTTTTGTATATGAGAATTAGGCCTTGAAATCCAAACTTCCGCTTGTGAGTTTGGATTACATGAGTGTCTAATATGCTTTGCTTCATTACCTGTTTGAGTCATATCCAAATAAATGAAGTTTTCAACTAGGCAAAAAAGTTTACCAGGCACTAAAGAAGTCTTCTCAAAACTATAACTCATAACATTTTCATCACCTTGATTTTTGAgcttgaaatatttttggtaCCTGTCTCTCACGTCAGAATCTGTTAAAATTTCTCCTATAcattcaattattaattcacCTTTTGACACATTGTCTGATAATATAAGTCTTGTTGAATGATGAGAATTACtatcttttaaattatctGAACTTATATGTccactttcttttttaattggcAATCTAAAACATTCAACAACatatttcttgtttttttgatttttaaaTCTGAGAAATGGTCTGTTATTACAGTACACATCATGTAAATGGTCAGAAAGTCCGCATATACTTTTATTACATTCCTGATGGTTCAGACgattaaaacaaaaatcgGCGCATGTTTTTTCACAGCTACATTTTTCAGAATTGTTAATTAATGGAATAAGTCCTGTTCCTAGCTCAAGTATTCTTTTACTTAAATATGTACTATCTGGGGGTAATAGATTGCTTTCCAATCTAGGCAAGCTACCTATATCTTTAGCTTTATTCTGATAGTTAGTAATTCGGAGGTTCATTTCTTAGAATAAAAGACACCATATGTATGGATATAGCCGATTTATTGATTATATTGTCATTTTACTATTGGACCCGATATTTATTCGAAAATTAATTCCAGTCTTTATTGCCTTGTAAGATTAAAAGCGGGTTAAACATTTATAAGTatgtattatttaatattaatattgaaatttaaCAACTAGTgagaatataattatatatttgataatCTTTGTTATCTTTCTCACTTTTATATTGAAATCAGTTCCATAGCGATTGTGTGGAAGACAACAGCAagttaattatattttattggaGATATAGCTTTGCTAAAATCTAAATTTTATGACTTAAACACCTGATTGgatttcaatatcttcaaacttaattgattcaatatcataattatttttatattatcatGCATGGCCCTGAAATAGTTTCTGCAACAGTTTTGCAAAGTAAAACTAAGATTGAGATTAAggataaaaaaattagttcagtgattatttttgattcaaGTGTTAAAAGCGAATACTATGATGAATACTCTACACAAAATATTAGGGATgatgaaaaattaatttactaTTATCCGTCTAGTGACTCGATAATAATCAAACGCCAGCAAATGAGTCTAGTAGAAGGATTGATTTCTATGTCTTCCCTTTTAATAGGACGCAAAGAGCTAATAAATTATGTAAAAACACGTCAGTACGAAATcgtttttaaaaaaataaaagattcGGAAATAGTTGTTTGTTTTATTATGCAACTGCCATATTACATCAAAGTACAAGCAGGGGAGACTGTTGATGTCGAGTTTACTGAAGACGATATATATGACAAAAGAAATAATCAATATTCAAATGACTTTTCTTATGATTTATCCTCTAAGTCTAGAAATAGCCTCAAAAACATAAATCAAACTCAAGAAGAGAATAATAGAGAACCACTTTTGTCTATATTGGacaaatttattgaaaCATTTACGTTGCTACATGGGGAAGTTGttaatatagaaaagaaGTATTTGTTATATATTCTAGAAGATTTTGTACCTGCGTTTATTGAAACAATTGATCTCAATACTTTGTCCATTACTACGAGCATGAACGGATTTTATTTTGCTCCAGTTGAGAGACAAGttcaaatttcaataataaacttggtagaaaatataatacGTGATTACAATGAAGTTTCACAtgtttcaatattatttgatgcTCATATGCTTTATTCAACTCTCGACTCTTTGTCAAGCAAAATACTTTACAATTATTTAGTAATGCATAATGGAATTGCTATGAATGATAAACTTTGTAATGAACCTTATGGAAGATTCCCTACGTCATCGtctttagaaaaaaaaggtgGGTTTTCAGCTTTTGGAAGAAGCAATAAGTTTTCAGGCGatggatttatttttggCCCCACTTCAACTAATGATCAGAATAGCAAGGGGAATTTGATCTTTTCTCCCAAGGTTTTTCTTCCTTGCAATCCAGATAAGGGttataaattattagtatttaCTTATAATGAGATCATGGTGGTAATTTTATTCAACCCAGAATTGGATTTGAATACCACagataattttgataaaaatacTCATTCtgaattaaacaaaaattttcaattttttcttgatatgaaaaaccaaataattaattgtaATGGTGGTATTTCTGAGCTCTATGAAAATGTATTTGAGCAATTCATGAGTATTATGAATTCAATGGATTCGTTTCGtttcttttatattaacAAATCGAACTATGCGATAAGAAGATCAAATAGATTACTTGGGACAACGAAGACATTAATGTCTTCAATAGAGGGAGATTGCGTATTAAAAGCAACAAAAGTGATAAATACTAGCGATGAAAGCATAGATAGCTTTGTTTTTAAATCTAGTAATGAAGGATGGGTTGTATGTAGAAAGTCTCTCGACCGTACattctatttattttttgaagataGTAAAATACCACTTTCCAAGGTTTTAGGTAAGTtaaacaatattttatgAAAATTACTTATTGAATTTTAGATGAGTGCTCCATTTTTGAGGCAGCACATTTCAATagcatttttatttaatattttaatggGCTATAAAAACATTTCGGGCGCTATcagttaataatataattttgaaaatttaacTTCTGAATATGTCTGAAGCCGAATTGAACCcatatattgaatttaacaAATACAAGGTATTGATTGTAATCTTTTCTGCTCTTTTAGCCTCAATTGCTGCTGAGCTTTTGtcttattttctattttttagaaaaaacGACTTCATAAAAATGCAGGACAATTTAATTAAGTCACGAGCAAAGCTAGACAAATTAAAACTAAAGGATAAGACAGGGATAATCACAGAAAATACAACTTTATCTTCaagttattcaaataaaattaagaaaaatcCTAAAATTGAATCTCTAGAGCAAAGCATTACGAACCTAACttataaaatttcaatgATTAAGATGAAGTCAGGCATATTAGTAGGTATTTTGTTTGCTGCACTAATCCCTTTGAAAAATACATTTTTCGGAGATCTACCAATATGTAAACTTCCATTTGAGccaattaaaattttcagATTAGTTACTCAAGCTGGGCTAAAGAATGCATCAGTCGATGACGCAGGAagcattttcatttttggGCAGGCATTCATGGCTTTTAGAATGGCTATTCAGAAGGCAGTTTATTTTGATACCTCATCGTCATTCGGGAGGATGTAACTAAAATTGAGGGGGGAACTGATAAAAACTATTAGTCGATTCAATAACTAGGAAATATTAGTAACACTAAAAGCTATTAGactttcattaaatattttatattaactagtgttaatttaaaatcattaccctattttaattcatgTATCCTGAGGAAGGCTGCTGCGAATAGCTTCCGTAGTTTTCATCAAcattataatattgatttgtACGGGTGAACTTTTCAACTTGTGTCTCAACATCATTTGTTAATTCAGTCTCACCAAATGCAGGAGAGAATTCATTTATCGATGGTTCAAAGAGAAGAGCCCATAATAATGCAGTAGAAAAAGATGTTAAGGCAAATAGAGTCGCTCCAGTGCATTTAAAAGTGGTTGCATGCAACAATAAAGAAGCACCAGATGCTGAAAATGCAAGGAAGTTGATATAGCCATATGAGTTTCCTACGCCCTCATCTTGGAATAGCTCTAACAGCAAAAATCCAAGACCGTACGACACAAATGCAATACCACACAATATTTGTCCGAAAGTTAAGAAATTAATCTCAACACCTCCTTGGGCAACTGCCATGTTGAATGCGGACTCTAAATCAGTGCTACCACCAAGTTGCATTGTAAATACAAAACCGATAGTCTTTCCAATGAAGTCTAAGAGAGTCgcaatttttattatctttgaTCCGGTCACATATCCTCTTGCAAAACATGTGTCATCTGCAAGCAATAGCTGGAATGACATTAAATGAAGAGAACCCATAATTCCCAAGAAGAAGcaaaatgaaatatatttcGGAGCATTTCCTTGGACCAAAATTTCTCCTAGTGAGTGGTAATTGAAGCTGAGCTGGTTTGTATAGTTGTAACTTATCATTGTAAGCCCAAGATAACACATTAGCTCGAATAGCAATCCCATACGGAGCAGAGTATTAAACATGCCTTCAATTGGAATGCTTGGACCTTGCTTAGTTGCTATTCCTGTATCTACATTCTCAACTCGTGTTGATAGCCAcattatcaaaaaattgaaataactCTAATTCTTAgattaattttcaaaaattaaaacaGCGTTGAAGAAACtctaaatctttaatatttcttaaataagaacaattaaataattattttgcttgtaattaataatttcttataGTATTTTTATCcatatgaaaataatctGTTTATGCTCACATGTAGTATTCTTTATCCTTTACACGACACGACACAAAATATACGTATTTTTAtatgtttatttttttttttacgTGGGGAGTGCTAGCATTGTACGGCAAAGCACCTGTCTATTGTCAACACTAACAATGGAAAAGCTgcaatttgaatattaaaaaaatagtgAAATATTAAGCCAATATTCGATACTGACAAATATGCTATAGGTTTAGGAAACCATATCTGAGTTATAATAACAAGTAAAAGCAtgtattcaaataatggtTAGTTCAATTATAGGCTACTACTATAATGGATAGCAACAATAACAATTATTGTTTCAAAAGTGAATTTGtgtatttcaatattatttttattaattttgtattaatattaatgaataatcctttaaatctatttatttttacaaTCATATAATGGCATGGCGGCAATGACTGGCGGTATGTATGCACACgcaaatattattcacaCTCTAAACGCGATTTTGTGTATCGAAAATGCATCTTGCACCTTGCAATGGGCAAAGTTTCATCAAGCAAAATAAATAGTTATTTCAAACATGAGTGCAAATTGTTTTATTGAGTGCAtagttaataattttagtTTTTAGCTTtagatttttattatttatacttAACAATAGAAAATGCATTAGCTACTCTGCCACAAGCTgacaaatttaattaagaTTATTTAATCGAAAATGTACGGCTCTATAAGGAGAATGCTAACTCTGGAAGATCCGAAAAATGGAGAGTTTAGTGAAGAtgaattgaaaagaattaGATTAAAGcacatttttttaatatttatttttacaGTACTTTATGTATCTTGTTTTTTAATGGAACATAGTTATAATAAAAGCGCACCAATATCTAATCAGATAAGATCAAAGCTATTTGCGTCAACATCTGAGCAGCTAAATAGAATTCAAGATCAATTTGGAACTCCTGAATTGGAATCCATTATATCAGGATCTACAGTTTCAGATGTATTAAATTTACTTCAAGCATCCTGTAAATCTAAGTCTTTAATTGAGGATGGGATGACCGAATTTTTCAATTGCGATATAATCAGAATTGATTGGAATAAAACTCATCCAAATCCTACTCATCCTGAGTTACCTTGTGATTATTCTTCTCTTGAAAAATATGTTGAAGTTGGAGATAATACACCATTAGGCGAATTCCCACCTGCaatcagaaaatattatgaaACTAATAAAGTGCCATTAGATCAACAGTCAAAGCCAATTTTTCACATGTATCATGATTCAAAGCTATTACTTCCACTATTCTCTGATTCTGCAGATCACAATTTAGGTCCGATACCTTCAATTCATGAAaagttaaatttaatagGTAAGAAACTttataaagaagaattagaGAACGATTctgatattaaaaattccgatatctttaatagtaaaaaaGTTGTGCAATCCAGCGAAATAAATGAGAGATATAAGCGAACTAATGTAATTGGAAAAGTTATTAGCGAACTAGATTCGAAACCAAACAATAACAAATTAGTAATTGATATGAACCATCATTGGGATTTACTACTTAAATGCGACCCCGAATGGGTTACAGTTGTTTTTGAGGTATCTGCAGTTCAAAGAGAAAAGTATCCACTTTGGTGGAAAACAAAACTTCACTTTACTCGCAGCTCTccatatttaaatcattatattccagaaatagaaattaCAACGGGTTTGGCATATCAAAGGCACTATCCTATTTCAACATTATTACCTGTTGTAAcgttattattattttcgtGGCTTTTATTTCCTGGTGCAATATCGAGTGTGCTTATGTTTCCTTACAATGTATATAgattaatttcaaagaGTGGTAGATTCAGAGATATTATTGGCCACTTTATAGATCCATTTGGAAATCGAATTAATACTTTAAGTTGGTTTCAAATATTGTTGGAAAATACAATAGGAATACTAATTACTTTAGGATTCTTATTTTCTAGTCTAGCCATTCATTTTGGCTCTGAACTTTGTATTGAAACTGCCTATAAGAAATGTGTTGATCCACATTTATTTTGGTCTGAAACTCTTCATTTAACTGGTGCAGAGTATTATGGACAAGTACTTTTCAGTTTGTGGATAAAGACTAAACTACATGCTATTGCAgttttgttattatttataaggTTACTAGAAATTTCGTTATTCTCCAGCAATACAAGCTTTCTACTCATGACATTTATCTTTGCGTTCGTACCTTTCATGTATTTTACCGCAATATTCcttgttttattatttgcatTCTCAATAATAATGCATGCTATGTACGGAgctatttatattcaattttcgacaatttcaatatcattttATTCATTGTTCTTATTTGCGTTTGGAAGCCCATTCTCCGAGACAGAAGTCGGGATAAATGcttattttgaaaagagCGCATATGGTGCAGCAGCTATGTTGTTACTATTTGAGATCCTCTTTGTCACAATTCTGTTAAATATGTTCACTACAATTATTATGAATTCTTATGCAATAGCAACTAAGAACACAGAGTGCCCAATGAGGATGAAGAAGGTTACAGCATCACTTTGGTATCAAGCAAAACTAATTTTTGGATTTGACGATGAACTGCAGGAAGAGTTAGATACAATTGAGCGATTAGGGACGCTGATAAAAGAAAGTGAAGATGCAGTAGTACTAGATATGGCACTTCATTTGCCACCTGTTATATCACCAACAAACAATTCTTTAGACACAAAAACTCCACTTCTAAAAGCAGGttgaaattagaaaaaggtaataaaatatttaaaattagatatttagaaatttgatattttttaatatatattcgATTATTACCGgtataaatttgaatatgcGGTATTTGGTCATTTTGactaaattttttatttgttgaTTCAGAATTTGcatcaataattaatgaaaggGTAAAAACGGATAATTAGTTTggttattttttcaattgatTGTAATTtagtaattaaaatatgGTCTACCAAAAAATTAGAATAGTCAAGTTCTGCACATTAATAGGTGCTGCTGGAGTTGGTATTTACTTTGGAtggaaattatttaaaaaaggaAAGGTTTGCTCCATGATCAAAGAAATTTACtctaaaaacaaaaaagataaaaaagaGCATTCATTTGAAGATTATTACAATTTTAACAAAGATAAATCAAATGAAGTTGGATCAAATGAATGCGAAGCAGTAAGCTCTTCAGGACTGATTATTAGGGCAGTAAATAACCTTAATATTCAGCCAGAAGAGGGTTTTGTTCCCGGAGTTGCAAAAATAATGGTAAAAAATTTTGGTTGTAATCACAATCGAAGCGACTCTGAAAGTATGATGGGGCTTCTTTCTGAATATGGATACACTTTAGTGGAGGAATTAGACGAATGTaatttaatagtaattaacAGTTGTACAGTCAAAGGGCCAAGCCAAGATTCGTGCCAAAATTTAATAGAGTTAGCAAAATcgaaaagaaaatttgtGGTTGTAACAGGATGCGTTCCGCAAGCAGATATAAACTTGAACTTCTTAAAAGATGTTTCTATCATCGGCGTCAGAAATATTCATCGAATAGTTGAGGTTGTAGAATTAACTTTACAGGGGAACATTGTTTTACTGATTCCAGATAAAATGGAAGGAAAATCAGGTCAATTAATAGATTCTCTTGAAATTAGTTTGCCTCCATTATCACTACCAAAGATTCGTCGCAATCCTTTCgttgaaataattactatttCTGTTGGTTGCTTGGGAAATTGTACCTATTGCAAAACTAAGCACTCCAGGGGCGATTTGGGCAGCTATCCTGTTGAAACTATCATTCAAAGAATCAATCAAAGTCTAAACGAGGGTGTAAAGCAATTTTGGCTGACTTCGGAAGACATTGGGGCATACGGAAAAGATATTGGCACAAATTTATCCGAGTTATTGAgagaaatattgaaaattctaCCACAGGACATAATGATTAGGATAGGGATGACAAACCCACCATACATTTTAGATcaaattgatgaaataattgataTTATGAAGCACCCCAatgtatttgaatttttgcATATTCCTGTTCAAAGTGGTAGTAACAGGATTCTGGACTTGATGAAAAGGGACTATGTTATAGAGGAATTTAGTTTACTAGTTGATTCAATACTAAAAGAAATTCCACTAGCAACTATTGCTACTGACATTATCTGTGGATTCCCCGGAGAAAGCGACCAAGACCACTTTCAATCTGTcgaattaattaataaatacaagTTTCCggtaataaatatttcaaaa
It includes:
- a CDS encoding SEC14 domain containing protein encodes the protein MKIRWPKGFGHLSSKHSSCEIDFKEQQLKLSNLLENFNLNLESISESDYKLFFRFLKARQFNVEKSTEMLNKYFEWRGKKKVAELINTTQIPIKIDLYQRAYHGIDRLGRPIYIDCIGSSNIKQMLEIHPEKNFFNQWIYEYEFLVNVISISCQIYNALKEHLPKDSDITNINKDEIMNLLSLGEIQFQNFSTLNIIDMSGFNMGKFDGNCRKVIKELVSISQNYYPELLGKMIVINAPSIFGIIWNFLKPLIDERTAKKISVYTHSDDWKSVLFDLVDPDQLPKFLGGSPNYEGEWFNANIGPWSNQIILECIAEKYPNIPKPLIFSHTISKNNENIPEN
- a CDS encoding secreted protein with signal peptide, fringe-like glycosyltransferase domain and a WcaK like glycosyltransferase domain, with translation FNNMKILRLKSLFFFLELSLIITNSSTYIPNDNKIFSGVFLQLSSREFGIKQNNDKIQVGYKNQTIIRTEYKDHDISLCDIGFAILTAPKYFNTRVKDLKNSWLRHLCRTGGEQQFSSNYVLISSEEHTDIPTMIPNCEENYLNLCCKTLASYKWMVKNWPKKKWYMKLDDDTFVILSNLIDELSSFNSNDNILIGGQIYLTLEDSLANSVTGRSNTLHWKYHGEVIKGIRGGAGYLMSNSLANLFIKNGQRYLDICNDGGSKFKTFEDVSLSLLITELVGQKSIKHIPGFHFHNPEISYRNGFDKRGFRPITFHMMHDTSRMEFFDYLLNGSMRPPTYSCNHSSTNMCISEFDLSISSKYWDPVYFGPLSSNSSKILGKNAVYKSNSKSEHIYIYNSNKNKVESLNNLNVSKVKPVQKSTIEMSYPEYSQLSNMQVTNVFKFDEHLNNTNIPLQFKYNSLEIEHPCKNLIEEYSNKLKSYYKQVFTGIKEVLFVGFPDHPNRGDSAIFTGALILLEYLKIKIIKVVHLLNEYNVNEILNSFSYKTEERAIIFHGGGNFGDLYSHHHELRHIVLNDFIDYKIIMFPQTVFFKNEINKVATKKNFVNHKGEIFLAARDGHSLKIMTEMFNDVKHIKLELLPDMAFLIGDQRKRRGIPSLDILVHARVDNEAPDLMFNNTLVKMSKIKIESVKKVIKDSIEIENNSGKGKHLSKGNILIKNKEWIDYLTILIDDWLDSDANYNNLISSDYIEKSISRTLDGMAFLSRANFVITNRLHGHILLTLLGVSHIVMGDSFGKLTNFRETWTASCPLSSWHDEFSDALVSASKELYQ
- a CDS encoding protein with SET domain flanked by cysteine clusters plus a C-terminal PHD domain is translated as MNLRITNYQNKAKDIGSLPRLESNLLPPDSTYLSKRILELGTGLIPLINNSEKCSCEKTCADFCFNRLNHQECNKSICGLSDHLHDVYCNNRPFLRFKNQKNKKYVVECFRLPIKKESGHISSDNLKDSNSHHSTRLILSDNVSKGELIIECIGEILTDSDVRDRYQKYFKLKNQGDENVMSYSFEKTSLVPGKLFCLVENFIYLDMTQTGNEAKHIRHSCNPNSQAEVWISRPNSHIQKARIRNQYTISWLKMGIFALNDIKKGTEITIDYENLMSRCTPDLARKNENPIRFLGLLECNCDFENCRKVIGSRKIHEAIEFSEFLIPATNKKRKKDLNVVTRGSTDQDSFSYNKNSLESFLLLREKIIEDQKTWKEQHIRNRSNKAIKRALNIFEVDKRLINEVQNSLFNNNYLNEQFTDYSTKLPLWHLFSSLCWQGYHNQQECCNRHIMHNNWWVKFKEISENKNKFFNMNFVKLERPRRRCSNNFGTSIERNKKHVRSYSLNQFRQKGIFLHIMSHPWLLAINNLTNIDIELGKGWKIFLSRSVDLGRWTIIQKLSFFFNKFRVVDEDLSWPIIDQGLGDDEKCSVCSCHGTLLSCDICSKSIHKSCLKKCNQFIASSSFCLPNWFSSSKISKESYFKELLDYYCRTEDSVLMNEISPLKRNKTKITVIYNPKNSIDTFNDLKNESIQSNLFICHKCSNSVHTNFWLRLKGKEKRIISRNAMKVRFSRAYQANFYFSNKRSFQDNIEKGQKTNKKQLSIKSSQKYNLLRSTRLMISHLFIWRQRNSMFRVSKDLKIFSELSRNFEPKKTMDARWDSLNHFPNFSHINYKMANNDQSNTNFPLKDWNLSSKLSISVQDSCQIINSISIEEFINSLKD